From a region of the Oncorhynchus keta strain PuntledgeMale-10-30-2019 chromosome 13, Oket_V2, whole genome shotgun sequence genome:
- the LOC118391999 gene encoding segment polarity protein dishevelled homolog DVL-2-like — MAETKIIYHIDEEETPYLVKIQIPAENITLLDFKQVLNKPNYKFFFKSMDQDFGVVKEEISDDSAKLPCFNGRVVSWLVSSDTPGAAEPVPPVLPPPPAEVRPPPSPPPPLPPPPVERTGGIGDSRPPSFHPNAAGSVENLDEQTETESVVSFRRERPRHREAMEQHGPRMNGQSRMERHLAGYESATTVMSSELDTTSFCDSEDDDTMSRFSSSTEQSTASRLLKRHRRRKKQRPPRLERASSFSSVTDSTMSLNIITVTLNMEKYNFLGISIVGQSNERGDGGIYIGSIMKGGAVAADGRIEPGDMLLQVNDINFENMSNDDAVRVLREIVHKPGPIILTVAKCWDPSPQGYFTLPRNEPIRPIDPAAWVSHSVALAGAYPPYTGSSALSTITTTSVTETERFDDFNLSLHSDMASVAKAMASPESGLEVRDRMWLKITIPNAFLGSDVVEWLYHHIEGFQDRREARKYASNLLKAGFIRHTVNKITFSEQCYYIFGDFSDCENYMANLSLIDNDGSSGASDQDTLAPLPLPGATPWPLLHSFPSFQYPHPHPYSSQPPPYHELSSYSFAPGSTGTASQHSEGSRSSGSTRSEGGERRRGSKGGQGSTAGGGEKSPSGGGEGGDSRSGSGSESEYSVRSSLRRGHGSATPSEHSHSSQRSHHHHHRMPPPPHMSPYPPGMPMPYNPMMVMMVPQHPHMGPPNMGHPHQYPQQHPSVPMHPGMGPSVPGGPPGAPPTRDLGSVPPELTASRQSFHLAMGNPSEFFVDVM, encoded by the exons GGTGGTGAAGGAAGAGATCTCAGACGACAGTGCCAAGCTCCCCTGCTTCAACGGACGAGTGGTGTCATGG ttggtttcatcagacacgCCAGGAGCAGCAGAGCCAGTACCACCAGTCCTTCCTCCACCCCCAGCAGAAGTCCGGCCCCcgccctcaccccctcctcctctcccacccccacCTGTCGAGAGGACCGGGGGCATCGGTGACTCCAGACCCCCATCGTTCCA TCCCAATGCAGCAGGCAGTGTGGAGAACCTGGAtgaacagacagaaacagagtctGTGGTGTCCTtcaggagagagagacccagacacaGGGAGGCCATGGAGCAACATG GGCCTAGGATGAACGGCCAGAGCCGCATGGAGCGCCACCTAGCGGGCTATGAGAGCGCTACCACGGTGATGAGCAGCGAGCTGGACACCACCAGTTTCTGTGACTCTGAGGATGACGACACCATGAGCCGGTTCAGCAGCTCCACAGAGCAGAGCACGGcgtccaggctgctcaaacgccACCGCAGGCGCAAGAAACAGCGCCCGCCCAGGCTAGAAAGG GCGTCGTCGTTCAGCAGCGTGACTGACTCCACCATGTCTCTAAACATCATTACCGTCACGCTCAACATGG AGAAGTATAACTTCCTAGGCATCAGCATCGTGGGCCAGAGTAacgagagaggggatgggggcaTCTATATCGGTTCCATCATGAAGGGAGGGGCGGTGGCTGCCGACGGACGCATCGAACCCGGGGACATGCTgcttcag GTGAACGACATCAACTTTGAGAACATGAGCAACGACGACGCGGTGCGCGTGCTGAGGGAGATCGTGCACAAACCGGG gcCCATCATCCTGACAGTGGCTAAGTGCTGGGACCCGTCACCTCAGGGCTACTTCACCCTCCCCCGCA ATGAGCCGATCCGGCCCATAGACCCAGCAGCATGGGTGAGCCATTCGGTAGCCCTGGCGGGGGCCTACCCTCCCTACACCGGCAGCTCTGCTCTcagcaccatcaccaccacctctgtCACTGAGACAGAAC gtTTTGATGACTTCAACCTGTCCCTGCACTCTGACATGGCGTCGGTGGCTAAGGCCATGGCCTCCCCAGAGTCTGGCCTGGAGGTCAGAGACAGGATGTGGCTCAAGATCACCATCCCCAATGCCTTCCTGG GTTCTGATGTGGTGGAGTGGCTGTACCACCACATCGAGGGCTTCCAGGACCGCCGCGAGGCCAGGAAGTACGCCAGCAACCTGCTGAAGGCCGGCTTCATCCGCCACACGGTCAACAAGATCACCTTCTCAGAACAGTGTTACTACATCTTCGGAGACTTCAGCGACTGCGAGAACT ACATGGCCAACCTGTCCCTGATTGACAACGACGGTTCCAGCGGGGCCTCCGACCAGGACACCCTGGCCCCCTTGCCCCTCCCGGGGGCCACGCCTTGGCCCCTGCTAcactccttcccttccttccagtacccccacccccacccctactCCAGCCAGCCCCCACCCTACCACGAGCTGTCCAGCTACAGCTTCGCTCCAGGCAGCACGGGCACAGCCAGTCAGCACAGTGAAG GGAGCCGGAGCAGTGGGTCAACGCGGAGCGAGGGGGGTGAGAGGCGACGAGGCAGTAAGGGGGGTCAAGGCAGTACGGCGGGAGGAGGTGAAAAGTCCCCCtctggaggaggggaagggggggaCTCTCGCTCGGGCAGCGGCAGCGAATCAGAATACTCAGTCCGCAGCAGCCTGAGGCGGGGCCACGGCTCGGCCACGCCTAGCGAGCACAGCCACTCCTCACAGCGCtcgcatcatcatcatcaccgcaTGCCACCGCCCCCCCACATGTCGCCCTATCCCCCGGGGATGCCCATGCCCTACAACCctatgatggtgatgatggtgccCCAGCACCCACACATGGGACCCCCAAACATGGGACACCCCCACCAGTACCCCCAGCAGCACCCCTCGGTCCCCATGCACCCGGGTATGGGCCCCTCTGTCCCTGGAGGACCACCCGGGGCCCCCCCAACCCGTGACCTGGGCTCTGTTCCCCCTGAGCTGACGGCCTCACGCCAGTCCTTCCACCTAGCCATGGGCAACCCCAGCGAGTTCTTTGTGGATGTCATGTAG